The genomic interval TGTCAAAAATATCATGTTAGTTTCTGGCTTGAGactcttctgtagcaagcaattccatgtatcagcgtGTGGCATACTGCACGGCGACATGTGCAAAaacgaatattaaaaaaaacaatgccagatcaagattatttattttaccatcttttttttgtaactgttatcttcatagtaattggtacaaatgtactcgctgaagtgtactggctttaaaagataaaaaaaagcttatttcagatgacttgttgtcgggtagttgcctatagtttgcatcccaaggggtaggggcatgAAACTGCTGttttgtcccgagggggtgggggcttctCTCagttttgtacagggtcaaagtctaaccccccacccttccccgggTGCGGACACcaactcattttttttttttttttttttttttaatcggaGTTGACCTTTTAGTTGAGTGAAGGGTTATTCCGAATACAGGAATTATAAATCTGGGGaaataaatgaaattgtaGGGATTAGAGTACCGTGGGGCATGTCCCCAAGCCCCCTAACATGTGCTTAGaaattacatttttataaGGACATTTGCGGATTGGCGCATCCCCCCTCAAACAGCGTTTTCAACGCAATAGAATCTTGTAATGGAAGACAACTATCTCTGGCGTCTTTCTCATTATTCGCATTTTTCGCCTACTCGGTCTTCTAGAATAAAGGTCCAGTTTTGGTTGCTCCGCTCCGTTATCGTCACATGCAACAAATTTTAGATGCAATTATAGATCTTGTTGATAGGTTTTATGTTGCGGTGGACAAATTATTACTTGTGCTACTTCAGCTCATCACATAATATTTAGCTTGCCCATTAATAGCAGTATAATACAAAAAACACCCAACGTTATCAAACTTCACATAGAAACGGCTTTTTTTTGCTGAAATTGATGTAGATTTGTTGTCTTATGGAAAATCAAAATTTGTATAATGTATTCATTGGAGGTTCTGTATTTCGTGGTGGTTAATAGAAATGTGTCAGAAAACAGAATATGAATTTGGTTTCCTTGTAGAGCGAATAAAATCTTCAAAAAGATACGagcatcaacatcaacatcagcaTCAACTGTCAGAAGCGATACCTCGTCTCGTCTCGCGCGACCTATAAGGTAAAGTTGGAAATTCGATAAAATGATTACAGCAAAATGTGTATTGTTCAGTCCCCGCCAAGTAtaaactaaaacaattattctcCTCAGGCTCAGCGAATAGCGGTGGATAGTCCCCGAGACGGAAAGCTTTAATTAAAGAAATTAAAGAATAATTGTTTAATATAGAGATATATGGTGGACCAAGCATGGAAACGAGGCTTGTGTCGGACAAGCAGCTCGATTATCAATGGCGAGTTTCGCCTCGTTCTCGCGCCTCGTTGCGCTGACCTTCACCCAACGCCATGGTTCCCCGTGTATGTAAGTTTGTAAGACCATCTTTATTGAAATTACACTCGTGTGCATTATTTCAGCGATTAGACGCACCGTATTAGGGGCAGTCGGTCAGCGATTAGCGCCTTCGATCGCACACACAAATATTCCAAAATATTCAGTGCCTCGTTTGTTAAACGATAAAACGCGCAAGAGCGCTCTGATAAGAATTGGAAATTGAAATACATTTTGGAGGGAAACGGAAATGCATAGAAAGGGTGCGATAAGTGGGTCGTGTTGGGCtgagagaaagaaaattaaaagcgTCATTCCGTGACTTTATTGctccttttttattgtataacACTTGATTATCACAATTTCTTCATTGGATTACGTTATCTTTAAATTTATATCATTTCACATCATTGTTCACTCTCGTTTTACACTCACCTATACCAATTTTGGCTCGCAAAGACGCTTTATATTTCCCCTGtaacaaataacaaaacgtATTAAGTAAAGGAACACCAGATGCCTGAGAAattataaagaagaaaaatatgttttttagagACAATGAAGTTGGTACTAGACACAGTGAACAGATttaaagaaagccaatcatgcagccattttatgcttccgttcaatggcgagtcacaaaaagcatccatttccatcggctaactCAAGCGagtattttcaatcaaatatcaccaATAATGTTTCAGGCTTCATttgtagttattttttttttttggagttACCCTGCAAATAAACCATTGTGTTTTCAATAAtaagcaacaacaaaagaGTCTGAACAACATTCtttaattttacctttttttgtatGCCTTTTGTATGCGTCTTTACACTGATAGATGCACAGTGTACAGTGTTACACAGATAGATGCACATAATTTTTGATCTAGTAGGGCTAGAGCATTGCAAATTGGTGATTTTTCCCAAAATTTATGTGGGATCAGTTTGGCATGGCAACCAAGTTTTGAGACATaggtttaatgaaaataagGCAAAACGCTTTAAGTAGTTAAGATCAACTATTAATACGACGTGCTCAACGTAAGTCCATGTCATATAAACGTTTTGTTtcaagttttgaaaaaaacacaataaaaatttacttttcttttttaggggggagggatggtgtttttttgtcaactttTGACCTCAAAATAGtgtaaaaataccaaaaaacattcatatcccCCTGAAATCATTAATATAACTTGAAACAAAGGTTGAATACTGTCAAAAAGCTTTACATTTCGCTAcccagtttttattgattaaaataaataagtttCATTAAATCCAATATagcggatccaagatggcggatgctgaTGTCACATAATTATCAAAAATCGCTGATTTCTTAAAactaacatctaaatttgGCAAAACACTTTTAATTCTCCtctattgtaaataaaaagtaataaaaaacatttttggaaaatatgtttaaattattactttaattaagagttcgcaaacttatgctatattaaatGTACTATgccaatcaatgacgtcacagatgTCATATGttgttgtcatagaaacagtgtcCTTAATAATATATGTCTACTGCAAGACAATAAGATTatcaaaaaaaaagacatacagaaatacatatctgaaaaaaaacagaaatattgcACGTTTCTGCTCATTTAAGTGACTTCACCGTAACGTCACAAAGACAATTATTTTGAAGAATATCGGTCGCTTATTGAATACGAAGTGATTATGATAACTTATTTGGATTTGGGATGTTCTATGCAAAAGTTTCGAAAGATAGGCTATTTATAACCATTTTTTGTTCCTCTTTGTCAGATAATaattctttgaaaatttggtcATAATAGCTACAATGGTTCAAAAGTTACTGATGGGGGGCCGAAAGAGCCCCtccacacccccctcccccaggtcAGGGGAAGCCCCAAAAAgcccggtctgaatagggttaatgTTGTCTTAAGTTATTTAGTCTTGGGGGGCTCGCGCGCAATCTGACGCTAAGCGTGCGCGTGTCCTCTTGTAATACAtggacccttgaccaatcagagcgccgCGATTTTTGTCGCTGTATCAATTAAAGTAGATTAGATTTGCCGTTTTATCGGGCAAATTTTCAAAAAGGTGCTGTTAATATATATGATGATTGCGGTTGTCATGGAAACATACCTGAGATGCATTTGTAGTGGACTTCCAGGTACTTGTATGCACTAAGAAATGGGTCGCCTAACATCCACTTCTTCGCCTAAAGTGTGCACGAGGTTTTCCCTTGACACTTCTCACGAATTGACGCAGAGCTCGAAACGTAAGTGGCTGAGCCAGAAGGAATCactcaatcaatcaatcaatatttatttatttgcactTCCTCTGTATTTTTTACatagtttgtttgtttatttaagctttttaaatgtttgtttaATTATATTCTAACTTAAATATTGACATATGCAATGAAGTGCCTAGTACCTAAATTAACTTGTGTACGTCCGTGCAATACGAGATATCTATCTTGTGGCTTGAAGGGCACTTAACATGGTATACCAGGTCGTCTTGCAAAGAATAGCTGATTTGATTAGAGTCAATGATGTGCTTTAAAATAACTATTTGGAGAGGTATAGAAAAGCGGTACTTACCTTTTAGTGAGGTGATTTCGTACCCAAAATTCGTCCTGTGCTTCTCAACGTCATTCTCACAGCTGTTTGATGCTCCGTgcatgttgtattgtattgctGCCCGCACATCCCTCCAGCACTTCCCATAGAACTGAACACCGAATATGCCAGAGAATAAGCAGTTGGCCTTATTTGCGCACGCCTTGATGACTTCCGAAGAATTTCTGTGTGAATAATCCAGGCGAGTTCGAATGGACCTTCAAAtattatcctttttccatgtCATACCTATCATTGCGCACCccgttccccccccccccaccccccccccccccatcccctcttCGGATTAGAAGCAAATGGCTGAAGTCATCATATGGTAAATGTCCCCCTTTTCTTGTCCCCTTcctctccccccaccccacccgcCCCCCTTTGGGTTAGGAGCAAATGGGTGAGGTCGTAAGGGTACATCATTGAAAACAGTCACCAGATGGtaaaagctacagagaactataataccaaagctacagagaactatagtaccaaagctatagagaactatagtaccaaagctacagagaactatagtaccaaagctacaaagaactatagtaccaaagctacagagaactacaGTAACaaaactatagtaccaaagctttagagaactatagtaccaaagctacagagaactacaGTAACAAAGCtatagagaactatagtacctgTAACGGCATCCGCATGCCATGGATAACCCCTTAGTTATTTTTAGTCATCTCATTACGTCACCAATCAATGTAACCCTAGCGATCACATGACCTTAGCTTTATAAACGCAGCAAACTTGTAAAGCCCCTAAGGCTCACAGAAATTCGACGGGTTCACACGGGTTTAAATTAGCGCCGCCCTAGGCCAAACTTGCTGTAAAGCTTACCAAGTTCTTACACGCAATAAAACCCTAGCCTTGTGGAATTTGTGAGTACTTCCCGGCTACGCGAATTTAGTGACTTTCTGTATCAAGTGCAAGTTGCAAGCGCGCACATGTCAGCCCTTAAGATTTATGAGTTCCCTTCAAAAATACAGTCCCTAGTAGAAAAACTCCCGGGATGGTTCGCGACAAAATGGTCAATCAAAGTGCAAGCACTACAACAGGAAAGGGGGTACAGCGCGTTTCCTAGCTTTAGTGATCTCGTCACAGAAGTATGTTTTCACGCCGAGCGAATGAACATTCCTCAACTCACACCGACCAAGCACTCTAGCACTCCAACTCCCATACAAACGCACCGCAAGCCACAAGAGCGCATTCACAATGTACTCCTAACTAAAACCAAAAGAAGGAAGCATTGGTTaaacacacagaaaaaaaggtctGCCCGTACCATAACAACGCAGCGTCGCACAACCTAACTGAATGTAAAAGGTTCAAAGAACTCCCATATGAAGAAAGGCTAGAGTCAAATGGGCTATGTTTTAAATGCACAGGAAAACACTTTCGTAAAGACTGTGAAGAAACTCCTCCCCGATGCGAGGCCTGCAACAAGAACCACCTAACTTTGCTTCACGAAGACAGAAGCGCCCCCGCTAAACCTGCACCCCCTAGCCCCCCAGAAGCATCAGCAACATGCACACAAGTCTGCGGAGGGGAGGGGACCGGTAGGTCGTGCGCCCGAATAGTCCTTGTCAACCTCACACATGAGTCACAGCCACACAAAAAACAGCTCACATACGCCGTCCTCGATGATCAATCGACAGACGTATTTATCACGGATAGTCTATCAAGATTGCTAGGAATAACAGCACCGGAGCTCGACCTAAAAGTCAATACTATAGTCGGCTTCAACACAATTCGTACAAAAAAGATAACTGGTCTACGAATTCAAGATATCAAAAACGAACACGCGCACGTCAGGATTCCGTATGCATACACACGCGAGTACATCCCCGCCGCACAAAGCGATATCGCTAGTCCCGAAGTAGCGAAGCAGTGGACCCACCTCGCACCCATCGCAGACCAGATCGCATACAGACCGGACATAGAAATCGGACTACTCATCGGTCGAAACGTCCCGGCGGCCTTCCAACCAACTGAAGTGATAGCAGGAAGCCCTGAAGAGCCCTGGGCCGAGAAGTACAAGTTTGGCTGGACGGTAATCGGTCGAGTGTGCAAAGACAGAGATGGTGACGTGACAGCTCGTGTGAATTGTGTGACGGTAGAGAGAGAAGTCCTACTCGAGCACAACGCTTCAAGCGATACTACCGTACAGCCGCCCTTCGTCCGCACGACACCATCCAAAGACATGACAAGCCCGCAGCAAATACGCCAAATGATGGAGCTTGACTACACAGAACTCCACCACGACCGAAGTAAACAAAGACAAGGAAAAACAGAATCAAGAGAGGACATACAGTTTAACAATATAATGGAGATAGGTCTACACAAGAACGAGAATGGAAACTGGGAGGCACCCCTACCATTTAGAGCAAACGAGGTACACCTACCAGACAACAAGAAGCACTGTCTAGACAGGCTCCTCTCACTCAAACGGAAACTTCTTGGTAATGACAAGCTTAGAAACGATTACATCGCCTTCATGAAAAAGGTTATTGACCGTGTTCACGCAAGCCGAGTCCCCGTCGACCAGTTGCGTACCTCCCCTGGCAAAGTGTGGTTTCTCCCCCACTTCAATGTACAGCACCCTCGCAAGAAAGACCTCCGCGTGGTGTTCGACTGCAGTTCAGTATACGAGAACGAGTCCCTAAACAAGAACTTATTACAAGGACCCGACCAGCTGAACTCACTCATCGGCGTCCTCATGCGCTTCCGAAAAGAAGAAGTAGCCTTTACCTGTGACATCGAGCAAATGTTCCACAGTTTCTATGTTAATCCGGAGCACAGAGATTTCCTGCGCTTCCTGTGGTTCGAAGACAGCGACTTAACCAAACCAATAGTAGAGTTCCGCATGGACGTGCACCTGTTCGGCGCAGCATCGTCGCCCGCGGTCGCAAACTACTGTCTTCACCAGACTGCAGAAACAGGCAGAGAAAAGCACGGAGATGACGCAGCAGAGTTCGTACGCCGAAACGTCTACGTGGACGATGGTCTCAAGTCCCTTCCCACAACAGAACAGGCCGTGCGCACTATCAAAGCCACACAAGCAATGTGCGCGGACGCGAACCTGCGACTCCATAAATTTGCCAGCAACAGTAAGGAAGTTTTAGAAGCACTACACCCTGAGGATCGAGCCAAAGACCTCAAAGACCTAGACCTTAACCACGACAGCCTACCAGTCCAAAGATCGCTCGGTACTTACTGGTGTGTAGAGTCGGATACACTGGGATTTCGTATCGAGCTAAGAGACAAGCCTCTTACAAGACGCGGTATACTCTCCACCGTCAGTTCAGTGTACGACCCCTTAGGAGCCGTGTCCCCCGTCATCCTTACCGGGAAACAGATTCTACAGGAGCTCTGAAGTACCCATACAGACTGGGACGAGCCCCTCCCCGAAGACATCCGACCACGCTGGGAAAAATGGCGCACAGAGTTACAGCTTCTCGAGAACCTCAAGTTCCCCCGATGTCTCAAGCCTCCTAACTTTGGCACTCTGACTTCTACTCAAGTCTGCAACTTCTCAGATGCTTGCCACAACGGAATCGGACAAGTCTCATACCTACGCATGGTTAACGAGAAAGGAGAAGTCCACGTAAGCTTTCTAATGGCAAAGTCTCGAGTGGCACCCCTCAAACAAATCACAATACCCCGGCTGGAACTCACGGCAGCAGTAATATCCGTGAACGTTTCAAGCATGGTCGAGCTTGAGCTAGACCTACAACCCACACCACAGCGCCTCTATTACACCGACTCGGAAATAGTCCTAGGCTACCTTAACAACGACGCTCGCCGTTTCCATGTGTATGTCGACAATCGTGTGCAGCACATCAGAGATCAAAGCGAGCCAGAACAATGGTACCACGTGCCAGGAAAAGAAAACCCAGAAGATGAAGCATCTAGAGGAATGACAGCCGCACAACTTATCGAAAATAAGCGTTGGTTCAGCGGACCACAGTTCCTTTACGAGAACCCCACACCAAGCAACCAGAAGCCGTCATCTCAGCTAGATCCAGACGATGCTGAGTTACGCAAAGAAGTCTCTGTCCTCTCAACTAGTACCACTATGCATACACAGTACTTAGATACGAAGCACTTCTCACACTCGTCTTCCCTACTGCGCCTCAAGCACGCAATCGTTCGCATCCAACGGATGATAGAGAGACTACGCCCAAACAAGACACACAACTGGCGACCGACAAATGGCGCGTCTACAGTAAAGGAGCTATGGGAAGCAGAGAAGTGTCTATTCAAGACTGCACAAGCCACCACCTTTGAGAACGAAATAGATACACTGCAAAGAATGAAAGGAAACAATAGCAAGTTCGAAGATCGCAAAAGCGCGCGCGAtcgcaacaacatcatcaaagCCACCAGCAATATCTACAAGCTAGACCCGTTCATAGACGACGAAGGTCTACTACGAGTTGGTGGTCGTCTGAGAAATGCTGAAGAAGAATACCAACTAAAGCACCCTCTCATCCTACCAAAAGATCATCACGTGACTACTCTATTAGTCCGCCACTATCACCAGAGGCAGCAGCATCACCAAGGCCACGGCATGACCCACAACGCCATACGGCAAGCAGGATACCATGTCGTAAACGGTAGATCTGCTATTGCGCACATTATCGCGAAGTGTGTTACCTGCCGCAAGTTCAGAGGCATCACGCAAGGTCAGAAGATGGGCGACCTCCCAACAGAACGCGtgacaccatcatcaccattcaGCTATTCCGCAATGGATGTATTTGGTTCATTCTACGTGAAGGAAAGACGAAGAGAAGTAAAGAGGTGGGGTTTGGTGTTCACATGTATGGCCTCTAGAGCGATCCACCTGGAAACGCTAAATAACATGAGCACAGATTCGTTCATCAACGCTCTTAGAAGATTTATCGCACGCAGGGGCAAGGTCCGCGAATTACGCTCGGATCGGGGCACAAACTTCGTCGGAGCAAGCAACGAGCTCAAAACAGCCCTCCAAGAGATCGACCGAGAATCCGTCAAGTCATTCCTATCCACCCAACAGTGTGACTTGATAGATTTCAAAATGAACGTTCCGCAAGCTTCTCACATGGGAGGGGTATGGGAGCGCCAAATTCGCACAACTCGCTCAGTGCTAACATCACTACTTTACGAACACGGTCGTCAGCTGGACGATGAATCTCTTCGCACTCTTATAACAGAAGCTGAGAATATCGTCAACAGCCGCCCACTCACAGTGGAGAACCTGTCAGACCCTCTAGCAGAAGAACCTCTGACACCAAATCATCTCCTCATGCTTAAAACCCAAGTCATCCTCCCGCCCCCGGGCAACTTCGAGCACCCCGACCTGTACTCCAGAAAGCGATGGCGCACAGTCCAATATCTAGCCAACCAGTTCTGGCTACGGTGGCAACGAGAGTACTGCACACAG from Nematostella vectensis chromosome 14, jaNemVect1.1, whole genome shotgun sequence carries:
- the LOC116608828 gene encoding uncharacterized protein LOC116608828, which gives rise to MVNEKGEVHVSFLMAKSRVAPLKQITIPRLELTAAVISVNVSSMVELELDLQPTPQRLYYTDSEIVLGYLNNDARRFHVYVDNRVQHIRDQSEPEQWYHVPGKENPEDEASRGMTAAQLIENKRWFSGPQFLYENPTPSNQKPSSQLDPDDAELRKEVSVLSTSTTMHTQYLDTKHFSHSSSLLRLKHAIVRIQRMIERLRPNKTHNWRPTNGASTVKELWEAEKCLFKTAQATTFENEIDTLQRMKGNNSKFEDRKSARDRNNIIKATSNIYKLDPFIDDEGLLRVGGRLRNAEEEYQLKHPLILPKDHHVTTLLVRHYHQRQQHHQGHGMTHNAIRQAGYHVVNGRSAIAHIIAKCVTCRKFRGITQGQKMGDLPTERVTPSSPFSYSAMDVFGSFYVKERRREVKRWGLVFTCMASRAIHLETLNNMSTDSFINALRRFIARRGKVRELRSDRGTNFVGASNELKTALQEIDRESVKSFLSTQQCDLIDFKMNVPQASHMGGVWERQIRTTRSVLTSLLYEHGRQLDDESLRTLITEAENIVNSRPLTVENLSDPLAEEPLTPNHLLMLKTQVILPPPGNFEHPDLYSRKRWRTVQYLANQFWLRWQREYCTQLQSRQKWNKPQPNLREGDVVLMTDPDLPRNQWPLAIISKVFPSKDNLVRKVQVTTAKDGQHKCFERPVHKLIMLLARED
- the LOC125559891 gene encoding uncharacterized protein LOC125559891, producing MAEVIICLVEFVSTSRLREFSDFLYQVQVASAHMSALKIYEFPSKIQSLVEKLPGWFATKWSIKVQALQQERGYSAFPSFSDLVTEVCFHAERMNIPQLTPTKHSSTPTPIQTHRKPQERIHNVLLTKTKRRKHWFKELPYEERLESNGLCFKCTGKHFRKDCEETPPRCEACNKNHLTLLHEDRSAPAKPAPPSPPEASATCTQVCGGEGTGRSCARIVLVNLTHESQPHKKQLTYAVLDDQSTDVFITDSLSRLLGITAPELDLKVNTIVGFNTIRTKKITGLRIQDIKNEHAHVRIPYAYTREYIPAAQSDIASPEVAKQWTHLAPIADQIAYRPDIEIGLLIGRNVPAAFQPTEVIAGSPEEPWAEKYKFGWTVIGRVCKDRDGDVTARVNCVTVEREVLLEHNASSDTTVQPPFVRTTPSKDMTSPQQIRQMMELDYTELHHDRSKQRQGKTESREDIQFNNIMEIGLHKNENGNWEAPLPFRANEVHLPDNKKHCLDRLLSLKRKLLGNDKLRNDYIAFMKKVIDRVHASRVPVDQLRTSPGKVWFLPHFNVQHPRKKDLRVVFDCSSVYENESLNKNLLQGPDQLNSLIGVLMRFRKEEVAFTCDIEQMFHSFYVNPEHRDFLRFLWFEDSDLTKPIVEFRMDVHLFGAASSPAVANYCLHQTAETGREKHGDDAAEFVRRNVYVDDGLKSLPTTEQAVRTIKATQAMCADANLRLHKFASNSKEVLEALHPEDRAKDLKDLDLNHDSLPVQRSLGTYWCVESDTLGFRIELRDKPLTRRGILSTVSSVYDPLGAVSPVILTGKQILQEL